From a region of the Streptomyces venezuelae genome:
- a CDS encoding ATP-binding cassette domain-containing protein, translating into MTVPDPPGEASAARAADRALRAAARHSAGRLAAVSGCSVAAAGAALAEPAVLGHTLDLLLRQDPARVRWTVWCAVVIAAEVLLDAATARLTGGVDARSTAWLRRLGLGRLLRTAPHHAARHSPGELSARLTAQATTAGAVPAAVVTASVALVPPLGGLVALVLVDVWTALAFLAGLPLLALLLRAFARDSGASVSRYQEVQLDLAGRLVEALGGARTIAAAGTAEREQARVLARLPELGAEGRRTWRIYGATMARTGALMPLLLYVVLGVGGVRLAEGALGVGGLLAAVRYAGLAAGVGAVTGRLAAVVRGRAAARRTAALFELPELPQGERRLPASGPGTLQLCGVRVVRAGTVLLHGVDLRIPGGTTAVVVGLSGSGKSTLAAVAGRLTACDAGRVLLDGVPLDELSAEELRREVGHAFERPALFGESVAAAVAFGGGPGPAPEAVRAAVRAAGADAFVRRLPEGYDTALADAPLSGGELQRLGLARAFCRVGRLLVMDDATSSLDTRTAREVERALADGVRPGTRLVVAHRASSAARADLVVWLDAGRVRATGTHAELWRDPGYRAVFGVGAPDPRAEPEPASRPPGRKAVR; encoded by the coding sequence ATGACCGTGCCCGATCCCCCCGGCGAGGCGTCGGCCGCCCGCGCGGCCGACCGGGCCCTGCGGGCGGCCGCGCGGCACAGCGCGGGCCGTCTCGCCGCCGTGTCCGGCTGCTCGGTGGCCGCCGCCGGCGCGGCCCTGGCCGAGCCGGCGGTCCTCGGCCACACCCTCGATCTGCTGCTGCGGCAGGACCCCGCCCGCGTCCGGTGGACCGTGTGGTGCGCCGTGGTGATCGCCGCCGAGGTGCTGCTCGACGCGGCGACGGCCCGCCTCACCGGCGGTGTCGACGCCCGGTCCACCGCCTGGCTGCGGCGGCTCGGGCTCGGGCGGCTGCTGCGTACCGCGCCGCACCATGCCGCCCGTCACTCCCCCGGTGAGCTCTCCGCCCGGCTGACCGCCCAGGCCACCACCGCCGGCGCCGTACCGGCGGCCGTCGTGACCGCGTCCGTGGCCCTGGTCCCCCCGCTCGGCGGACTCGTGGCCCTGGTCCTGGTCGACGTGTGGACCGCCCTGGCCTTCCTCGCCGGACTCCCGCTGCTCGCCTTGCTGCTGCGGGCGTTCGCCCGTGACTCGGGTGCCAGCGTCAGCCGCTACCAGGAGGTGCAGCTCGACCTGGCCGGCCGCCTCGTGGAGGCCCTCGGGGGCGCCCGCACGATCGCCGCCGCCGGCACCGCCGAGCGCGAACAGGCCCGCGTACTGGCCCGGTTGCCGGAGCTCGGCGCCGAGGGACGGCGGACATGGCGGATCTACGGCGCGACGATGGCCCGTACCGGAGCCCTCATGCCGCTGCTGCTGTACGTGGTCCTCGGCGTGGGCGGGGTCCGGCTCGCGGAGGGGGCCCTCGGCGTCGGCGGGCTGCTCGCCGCCGTCCGCTACGCGGGCCTCGCGGCCGGGGTCGGGGCCGTGACGGGGCGGCTGGCGGCCGTGGTGCGCGGCCGGGCCGCCGCCCGCCGCACCGCGGCCCTCTTCGAGCTCCCCGAACTCCCTCAGGGCGAAAGGCGGTTGCCCGCGTCGGGGCCGGGCACGCTTCAGCTGTGCGGGGTACGGGTCGTCCGCGCGGGCACCGTGCTGCTGCACGGCGTCGACCTGCGGATCCCCGGCGGTACGACCGCCGTCGTGGTCGGCCTCTCGGGTTCCGGCAAGTCGACGCTGGCCGCGGTGGCGGGCCGGCTGACGGCCTGCGACGCGGGCCGCGTGCTGCTCGACGGTGTGCCGCTCGACGAGCTGTCGGCCGAGGAGCTGCGCCGCGAGGTCGGCCACGCCTTCGAGCGGCCGGCCCTCTTCGGGGAGAGCGTCGCGGCGGCCGTCGCCTTCGGCGGCGGGCCGGGCCCGGCCCCCGAGGCCGTGCGCGCCGCGGTGCGGGCGGCCGGGGCCGACGCCTTCGTCCGCCGCCTGCCCGAGGGGTACGACACGGCGCTCGCCGATGCGCCGCTGTCCGGGGGCGAACTGCAACGCCTGGGCCTGGCGCGGGCGTTCTGCCGGGTTGGGCGGCTGCTCGTCATGGACGACGCGACGTCGAGCCTGGACACCCGCACCGCCCGCGAGGTGGAACGCGCCCTGGCGGACGGGGTCCGGCCGGGGACCCGTCTCGTCGTCGCCCACCGCGCCTCCTCGGCCGCCCGCGCCGACCTCGTCGTCTGGCTGGACGCGGGACGGGTCCGGGCCACCGGTACGCACGCGGAGCTGTGGCGGGACCCCGGCTACCGGGCGGTGTTCGGCGTGGGGGCGCCGGACCCGCGAGCGGAACCGGAACCGGCCTCAAGGCCGCCCGGCCGGAAAGCGGTCCGATGA
- a CDS encoding ATP-binding cassette domain-containing protein gives MSEYGTWRRVSREGRRFLRGRIRTLGRLALWSLLESAHTFLGGYAVARALDDGFLAGRTGTGIGWLAVAGAGALLGALALRGVFGGLADLVEPLRDGLVRRSVRQAIGRAVADPGRAGDSGAVSRLTQQTEMARDSFAGLVLVARSFVFTALGALLGLAALAPVLLVLVLPALLLGTAAFLTTLRPMARVQRAALDADEALSARTGELAAGLRDVLACGGGAGAGAGVESLIAEQEGLTGRLARWTALRTLALGVAGRLPVVVLLAGTPWLTGRGVSAGAVAGALTYLVQSLLPALDALMTAVGAAGTRLLVVLDRFCDPRPAPRPASEAPAQGPGPEAAPPAPPAQLAPPAPAVELRRVRFAYGPRAQPVIDGLDLVVRPGEHLAVVGPSGIGKSTLTALIAGLLPPGRGSVRVAGAPAGALADVPAGHGGGPGPGPDVRRTLLPQQAYVFTGTVLDNLTHLSPGPVPRGEVERATAALGSDALVARLGGLDAAVDPARLTPGERQHLALAAAFLSPAPLLLLDEATCHLDPRAEEHAERALARRPGTLVVVAHRISSAARADRVLVLDGTRAVCGTHAELPARSALYRELVGLWDAPE, from the coding sequence ATGAGCGAGTACGGCACCTGGCGCCGGGTGTCCCGCGAGGGCCGCCGTTTCCTGCGCGGCCGGATCCGGACGCTGGGCCGGCTCGCGCTGTGGTCCCTGCTGGAGTCCGCGCACACCTTCCTCGGCGGCTACGCGGTGGCCCGCGCCCTCGACGACGGCTTCCTCGCCGGCCGGACCGGTACCGGCATCGGCTGGCTGGCCGTGGCCGGCGCGGGCGCTCTGCTCGGCGCCCTCGCGCTGCGGGGGGTGTTCGGCGGGCTGGCGGACCTGGTCGAACCGCTGCGCGACGGCCTGGTGCGGCGGTCCGTGCGCCAGGCGATCGGGCGCGCCGTCGCCGATCCCGGGCGGGCCGGTGACTCGGGCGCGGTGTCCCGGCTCACCCAGCAGACCGAGATGGCCAGGGACTCCTTCGCCGGACTGGTCCTCGTCGCGCGGTCGTTCGTCTTCACCGCCCTGGGCGCGCTGCTCGGGCTGGCCGCCCTGGCCCCTGTCCTGCTGGTCCTGGTCCTGCCCGCGCTGCTCCTGGGGACGGCCGCCTTCCTCACCACGCTGCGCCCGATGGCACGGGTGCAGCGCGCCGCGCTCGACGCCGACGAGGCGTTGTCCGCGCGCACGGGCGAACTGGCGGCGGGGCTGCGCGACGTCCTCGCGTGCGGGGGCGGGGCGGGCGCCGGAGCCGGGGTGGAGTCGCTGATCGCCGAGCAGGAGGGGCTGACCGGGCGGCTCGCGCGGTGGACCGCCCTGCGCACGCTGGCGCTGGGTGTCGCGGGGCGGCTGCCGGTCGTCGTCCTGCTGGCCGGGACGCCCTGGCTGACCGGGCGCGGGGTGAGCGCGGGGGCAGTGGCCGGGGCCCTCACCTACCTCGTGCAGTCGCTGCTGCCCGCCCTGGACGCGCTGATGACGGCGGTGGGCGCGGCGGGGACCCGGCTGCTGGTGGTGCTGGACCGGTTCTGCGATCCGCGGCCGGCCCCGCGACCGGCATCCGAGGCCCCCGCGCAGGGGCCGGGGCCGGAGGCCGCACCGCCCGCACCGCCCGCGCAGCTGGCTCCGCCGGCTCCCGCCGTCGAACTGCGCCGGGTCCGCTTCGCCTACGGTCCCCGCGCGCAGCCGGTGATCGACGGCCTCGACCTGGTGGTCCGGCCGGGCGAACACCTGGCGGTGGTGGGGCCGAGCGGCATCGGCAAGTCCACCCTCACCGCGCTGATCGCCGGTCTGCTGCCGCCGGGCCGGGGAAGCGTACGGGTGGCGGGCGCCCCCGCAGGCGCGCTCGCGGACGTCCCCGCGGGGCACGGTGGCGGCCCGGGGCCCGGCCCCGATGTCCGCCGGACGCTGCTGCCCCAGCAGGCGTACGTCTTCACGGGTACGGTCCTCGACAACCTGACCCACCTGTCCCCGGGTCCGGTGCCGCGGGGCGAGGTGGAGCGGGCCACGGCCGCCCTCGGCTCGGACGCCCTCGTCGCCCGGCTCGGCGGACTGGACGCGGCCGTGGATCCGGCGCGGCTGACCCCGGGCGAACGGCAGCACCTCGCCCTCGCCGCCGCCTTTCTCTCCCCCGCCCCCCTGCTGTTGCTGGACGAGGCCACCTGCCATCTCGACCCCCGGGCCGAGGAGCACGCCGAGCGGGCGCTCGCACGACGCCCCGGCACGCTGGTGGTGGTCGCCCACCGCATCTCTTCCGCCGCCAGGGCCGACCGGGTCCTCGTACTCGACGGGACCCGGGCGGTGTGCGGCACGCATGCGGAGCTGCCGGCCAGGTCGGCCCTGTACCGGGAGCTGGTGGGCCTGTGGGACGCCCCGGAGTGA
- the lanKC gene encoding class III lanthionine synthetase LanKC codes for MNKGYAAFCDADRWFYDAPYRRSEENYPAALAPVPAGWQTHRSGDWLALRPVDARLPSQGWKIHVSACLDNAESVLERVRAYCLERRIAFKFVPSRYLLHLRNAKYADRAASGKFLTVYPADEEQCRRTAEELDALLAGEAGPYILSDLRWNDGPVHLRYGSFTLRHCYDDRGELVPAIETPDGRLVPDPRGPVFQPPEWVELPAFLAPHLARRAAVTLEGLPYTVERALHFSNGGGVYAGRDVRTGEPVVLKEARPFAGLAADGADAVTRLHRERRALEQLAGLDCVPAVHGTFTVGDHHFLVMRYLEGKPLNTYFARRHPLIEADPDPAELAEYTRWALEVHRRVTRAVEAVHARGIVFNDLHLFNIMVAEDEATGAVSVALLDFEAAAHVDEGLRQTIANPAFVAPAGRRGFAVDRYALACLRLALFLPLTSLLVLDRAKAVHLADIAAEQFPVPRGFLDEAVREILADPGPGSGPHAAPASGGRATVRRARPYLPVEPGDRDAACASMAAAIRASATFDREDRLFPGDPAQFAAAGGGTGFGHGAAGVLYALAETGAGPWPEAEEWLLARTKEPVSGMPLGFYDGLAGLAWTLERLGHRDRALALAEQLLDQPWQSAGPDLHGGLAGIGLALDWLGSATGEGALHTAALRCAELLADRATTSGPNRAGLLHGHSGPALLHLRLYERTRDQELLLRAGRALHRDLDRCVTSVFGTLQVDEGWRTMPYLGAGSVGIGMVLDDWLEHAHDDRFERARPEIVRAAQATFYAQPGLFRGAAGMILHLARTTTPGPGSGPADIARQVAALARHAVPYQGFLAFPGEQMMRLSMDLSTGTAGALLALGSTAPDGRAHLPFLPPPRSTAAAPEPVPLAGAVSHRNTTVKRKRT; via the coding sequence GTGAACAAGGGGTACGCCGCCTTCTGCGACGCCGACCGCTGGTTCTACGACGCGCCGTACCGGCGGTCCGAGGAGAACTACCCGGCCGCGCTGGCCCCCGTACCGGCGGGGTGGCAGACGCACCGCAGCGGGGACTGGCTGGCGCTGCGGCCCGTCGACGCCCGGCTGCCCTCCCAGGGCTGGAAGATCCACGTGTCGGCGTGCCTGGACAACGCAGAGTCCGTGCTCGAACGGGTCCGCGCGTACTGCCTGGAGCGCCGGATCGCGTTCAAGTTCGTGCCGAGCCGGTACCTGCTCCACCTGCGCAACGCCAAGTACGCCGACCGCGCGGCCAGCGGCAAGTTCCTCACCGTGTACCCGGCGGACGAGGAGCAGTGCCGGCGGACCGCCGAGGAGCTCGACGCGCTGCTGGCCGGTGAGGCCGGGCCGTACATCCTGAGCGACCTGCGCTGGAACGACGGTCCCGTGCACCTGCGTTACGGGAGTTTCACCCTGCGGCACTGCTACGACGACCGCGGCGAGCTCGTCCCGGCGATCGAAACACCGGACGGCCGGCTGGTACCGGACCCGCGCGGTCCGGTGTTCCAGCCGCCCGAGTGGGTCGAACTGCCCGCGTTCCTCGCGCCCCATCTGGCCCGGCGGGCCGCCGTCACCCTCGAAGGCCTTCCCTACACGGTCGAACGCGCCCTGCACTTCTCCAACGGCGGCGGTGTCTACGCCGGCCGTGACGTGCGCACCGGCGAACCGGTCGTCCTCAAGGAAGCGCGCCCCTTCGCGGGGCTCGCGGCCGACGGGGCGGACGCCGTGACCCGACTGCACCGGGAACGCAGGGCCCTGGAGCAACTGGCCGGGCTGGACTGCGTGCCCGCGGTCCACGGCACCTTCACCGTGGGCGACCACCACTTCCTGGTGATGCGGTACCTGGAGGGCAAGCCCCTCAACACCTACTTCGCCCGCCGGCACCCGCTGATCGAGGCGGACCCCGATCCCGCGGAGCTCGCGGAGTACACCCGGTGGGCGCTGGAGGTCCACCGGCGGGTGACGCGGGCCGTGGAGGCCGTGCACGCCCGCGGCATCGTCTTCAACGACCTGCACCTGTTCAACATCATGGTCGCGGAGGACGAGGCCACCGGGGCCGTGTCGGTCGCGCTGCTCGACTTCGAGGCCGCCGCCCACGTGGACGAGGGCCTCCGCCAGACCATCGCCAACCCGGCGTTCGTCGCCCCGGCCGGCCGCCGCGGCTTCGCCGTCGACCGGTACGCCCTGGCCTGCCTGCGGCTCGCCCTGTTCCTGCCGCTGACCAGCCTGCTGGTGCTGGACCGGGCCAAGGCCGTGCATCTGGCCGACATCGCCGCCGAGCAGTTCCCGGTGCCCCGCGGCTTCCTCGACGAGGCGGTACGGGAGATCCTCGCGGACCCCGGTCCCGGTTCCGGTCCTCATGCGGCCCCTGCTTCGGGCGGCCGTGCGACCGTACGCCGTGCCCGCCCCTACCTGCCCGTCGAGCCGGGCGACCGGGACGCCGCATGTGCCTCGATGGCGGCGGCGATCCGGGCGAGCGCCACCTTCGACCGCGAGGACCGTCTCTTCCCCGGGGACCCGGCCCAGTTCGCGGCCGCCGGCGGTGGAACCGGCTTCGGCCACGGAGCGGCCGGTGTGCTGTACGCGCTCGCCGAGACCGGTGCCGGCCCCTGGCCCGAGGCCGAGGAATGGCTGCTGGCCCGTACGAAGGAGCCCGTCTCCGGGATGCCGCTGGGCTTCTACGACGGCCTCGCCGGTCTCGCCTGGACCCTGGAACGGCTCGGCCACCGCGACCGCGCGCTCGCCCTGGCCGAGCAACTGCTCGACCAGCCCTGGCAGTCGGCCGGACCCGACCTGCACGGCGGACTCGCCGGGATCGGCCTGGCGCTGGACTGGCTGGGCTCGGCCACCGGCGAGGGCGCACTGCACACCGCGGCCCTGCGCTGCGCCGAGCTCCTCGCCGATCGTGCGACCACGTCCGGACCGAACCGGGCCGGTCTGCTGCACGGGCACAGCGGCCCCGCGCTGCTCCATCTGCGGCTCTACGAACGCACCCGTGACCAGGAGTTGCTGCTCCGGGCCGGCCGGGCCCTGCACCGCGACCTCGACCGCTGCGTGACCAGCGTCTTCGGCACCTTGCAGGTCGACGAGGGCTGGCGCACGATGCCCTACCTCGGCGCAGGCAGCGTGGGGATCGGCATGGTGCTCGACGACTGGCTGGAGCACGCGCACGACGACCGCTTCGAACGCGCCCGGCCGGAGATCGTCCGCGCCGCCCAGGCGACCTTCTACGCCCAGCCCGGCCTGTTCCGCGGTGCGGCCGGAATGATCCTCCACCTGGCGCGGACCACGACGCCGGGTCCGGGATCCGGCCCCGCGGACATCGCCCGGCAGGTGGCGGCCCTGGCCCGGCACGCGGTCCCCTACCAGGGCTTCCTGGCCTTCCCCGGCGAGCAGATGATGCGCCTGTCCATGGACCTGTCCACGGGCACGGCCGGCGCTCTCCTGGCCCTCGGCAGCACCGCGCCCGACGGGCGCGCACACCTGCCGTTCCTCCCGCCGCCGCGGTCCACCGCGGCGGCCCCAGAGCCGGTCCCCCTCGCGGGGGCCGTGTCCCATCGGAACACCACAGTGAAGAGGAAACGGACATGA
- a CDS encoding SapB/AmfS family lanthipeptide, which produces MTLLDLQSMETPKEETTEAAHGGGGGSRASLLLCGDSSLSITTCN; this is translated from the coding sequence ATGACGCTTCTCGACCTGCAGTCGATGGAAACCCCCAAGGAAGAGACCACCGAGGCCGCGCACGGTGGTGGCGGCGGCAGCCGCGCCAGCCTGCTGCTCTGCGGCGACAGCAGCCTGAGCATCACGACCTGTAACTGA
- a CDS encoding response regulator transcription factor, giving the protein MTKVLVLHAVCLVRSALAALLRSEGDFDVTSAGWRAAARQAEFLRPDVVVVDLDCPGISAALLADGGAARLLPHAPAPAPLLVLARADLPGALARALRTQALGYVDKDGSPARLVRAIGKVAAGERFIDATLASAFMEADPVPLSPRELSVLARAAEGDSIAEIARALHLASGTVRNYMAAVTRKTGARNRIDAIRISRRAGWV; this is encoded by the coding sequence ATGACCAAGGTTCTGGTGCTGCACGCCGTCTGCCTCGTGAGGTCGGCCCTGGCCGCGCTGCTGAGATCCGAAGGCGACTTCGACGTCACGTCCGCCGGCTGGCGGGCCGCCGCGCGCCAGGCCGAGTTCTTACGACCCGACGTGGTGGTGGTGGACCTCGACTGTCCGGGGATCTCCGCCGCCCTCCTCGCCGACGGCGGCGCGGCCCGCCTGCTGCCCCACGCGCCCGCGCCCGCACCCCTGCTCGTCCTCGCCCGGGCCGACCTGCCCGGCGCGCTGGCGCGCGCGTTGCGGACCCAGGCGCTCGGCTACGTGGACAAGGACGGCTCACCGGCCCGGCTGGTCCGGGCCATCGGGAAGGTCGCCGCGGGAGAGCGCTTCATCGACGCCACGCTCGCCTCGGCCTTCATGGAGGCCGATCCGGTGCCGCTCAGCCCGCGCGAGCTGAGCGTGCTGGCCCGCGCCGCCGAGGGCGACTCGATCGCGGAGATAGCCCGGGCCCTGCACCTCGCCAGCGGAACCGTGCGCAACTACATGGCCGCCGTGACCCGCAAGACCGGCGCCCGCAATCGGATCGATGCCATCCGGATATCCCGGCGGGCCGGCTGGGTCTGA